One genomic window of Phalacrocorax aristotelis chromosome 21, bGulAri2.1, whole genome shotgun sequence includes the following:
- the LOC142067246 gene encoding tubulin alpha-1C chain-like produces MRECISVHVGQAGVQIGNACWELYCLEHGIQPNGTMPSDKTIGGGDDSFNTFFSETGAGKHVPRAVFVDLEPAVIDEVRTGTYRQLFHPEQLISGKEDAANNYARGHYTVGKEIIDLVLERIRKLSDQCTGLQGFLIFHSFGGGTGSGFTSLLMERLSVDYGKKSKLEFAIYPAPQVSTAVVEPYNSILTTHTTLEHSDCAFMVDNEAIYDICRRNLDIERPTYTNLNRLIGQIVSSITASLRFDGALNVDLTEFQTNLVPYPRIHFPLVTYSPIISAEKAYHEQLSVSEITNACFEPSNQMVKCDPRHGKYMACCMLYRGDVVPKDVNAAIAAIKTKRTIQFVDWCPTGFKVGINYQPPTVVPGGDLAKVQRAVCMLSNTTAIAEAWARLDHKFDLMYAKRAFVHWYVGEGMEEGEFSEAREDLAALEKDYEEVGTDSMDGEDEGEEY; encoded by the exons ATG CGTGAGTGCATCTCAGTCCATGTTGGTCAAGCTGGTGTCCAGATTGGCAATGCGTGCTGGGAGCTCTACTGCCTGGAGCATGGCATCCAGCCCAATGGTACCATGCCAAGTGATAAAACCATCGGCGGAGGTGATGATTCCTTTAACACCTTCTTCAGTGAGACCGGTGCAGGAAAACATGTCCCTCGTGCTGTGTTTGTGGACCTTGAACCAGCAGTAATAG ATGAAGTTAGGACTGGCACATACAGGCAACTCTTTCATCCTGAACAACTGATATCTGGTAAAGAAGATGCTGCAAATAACTATGCTCGAGGTCATTACACAGTTGGGAAAGAGATAATTGATCTAGTTCTAGAGCGTATCAGGAAACTG TCTGATCAGTGCACTGGCTTGCAGGGTTTCCTGATTTTCCACAGCTTTGGGGGAGGCACTGGCTCAGGTTTTACCTCTCTGCTGATGGAGCGCCTGTCAGTTGACTAtgggaaaaaatcaaaattggAGTTTGCCATCTACCCTGCACCACAGGTCTCAACAGCTGTTGTTGAGCCGTACAACTCCATCCTGACCACCCACACCACTCTGGAACATTCCGACTGTGCCTTCATGGTTGACAATGAGGCCATCTATGACATTTGCCGTAGGAATCTGGACATTGAACGCCCGACCTACACCAATCTCAATCGCCTCATTGGGCAGATAGTATCTTCCATTACTGCTTCCCTCCGATTCGATGGTGCCTTAAATGTGGATCTTACCGAATTTCAAACTAACTTGGTGCCTTACCCTCGTATCCACTTCCCATTGGTAACATATTCCCCAATTATTTCGGCAGAGAAAGCCTATCATGAGCAGCTCTCTGTGTCTGAGATAACCAATGCTTGCTTTGAGCCATCCAATCAGATGGTGAAGTGTGACCCTCGCCATGGCAAGTACATGGCCTGTTGTATGCTGTATCGGGGGGATGTTGTCCCCAAGGATGTCAACGCTGCTATTGCTGCTATCAAAACCAAGCGCACAATCCAGTTTGTGGACTGGTGCCCTACTGGTTTTAAG GTTGGCATCAATTACCAGCCACCAACAGTGGTTCCTGGTGGTGACCTAGCCAAAGTCCAGCGGGCAGTGTGCATGCTGAGCAACACTACAGCCATTGCTGAGGCGTGGGCTCGTCTAGACCACAAGTTTGATCTGATGTATGCCAAACGTGCTTTTGTTCACTGGTATGTTGGAGAAGGGATGGAGGAGGGCGAGTTCTCAGAGGCTCGGGAAGATTTGGCTGCACTTGAGAAGGATTATGAAGAAGTGGGCACAGACTCGATGGACGGAGAAGATGAAGGTGAAGAATATTAA